One window of the Lolium rigidum isolate FL_2022 unplaced genomic scaffold, APGP_CSIRO_Lrig_0.1 contig_5526_1, whole genome shotgun sequence genome contains the following:
- the LOC124681756 gene encoding shaggy-related protein kinase alpha-like: MASLGVAPASGQRDAGVSTLAVDKLPAQMSNMKIRDEKEVEATVINGNGTETGHIIVTTIGGKDGQRKQTISYMAERVIGQGSFGTVFQAKCLETSETVAIKKVLQDRRYKNREMQMMRLLDHPNVVSLKHCFFSTTEKDELYLNLVLEYVPETVHRVIRHYNKMNQRMPLIYVKLHTYQICRALAYIHRTVGVCHRDIKPQNLLVNPHTHQLKICDFGSAKVLVKGEPNISYICSRYYRAPELIFGATEYTTAIDIWSAGCVLAELLSGQPLFPGESAVDQLVEIIKVLGTPTREEIKCMNPNYTEFKFPQIKAHPWHKVFSKRIPPEAVDLVSRLLQYSPHLRSSALDALMHPFFDELRDPNTRLPNGRFLPPLFNFKAHELKGLPMEVATKLVPEHARNQCPFLVL, translated from the exons ATGGCCTCCCTTGGTGTAGCACCGGCATCTGGGCAGAGAGATGCCGGTGTCAGTACTCTCGCAGTGGATAAACTGCCAGCTCAAATGAGTAATATGAAAATAAGAGATGAGAAG GAAGTAGAGGCAACAGTCATTAATGGGAATGGAACAGAAACTGGTCATATCATAGTTACAACTATTGGAGGCAAAGATGGCCAAAGGAAGCAG ACCATAAGTTACATGGCCGAGCGAGTTATTGGGCAAGGGTCATTTGGTACTGTGTTCCAG GCAAAATGTTTGGAGACAAGTGAGACAGTAGCTATCAAGAAGGTCCTTCAGGATAGGAGATACAAGAACCGTGAGATGCAAATGATGCGTCTGCTTGACCATCCAAATGTTGTTTCTTTGAAACATTGCTTCTTCTCAACCACTGAAAAGGATGAACTCTATCTGAATCTGGTGCTTGAGTATGTTCCTGAGACAGTCCACCGCGTCATCAGACActacaacaagatgaaccaacgcATGCCACTCATCTATGTGAAGCTACATACTTATCAG ATTTGTAGGGCGCTGGCCTATATCCATCGGACTGTTGGTGTGTGTCACAGGGACATAAAGCCACAAAATCTTCTG GTTAACCCACACACTCATCAGCTAAAGATCTGTGATTTTGGGAGTGCAAAAGTTCTG GTGAAAGGCGAACCAAACATATCATACATCTGCTCTAGGTACTATAGGGCACCTGAGCTTATTTTTGGTGCCACTGAGTACACAACAGCAATTGACATCTGGTCTGCTGGATGTGTTCTAGCTGAACTTCTATCAGGACAG CCTCTCTTTCCTGGTGAAAGCGCAGTTGATCAGCTCGTTGAAATTATCAAG GTTCTGGGCACACCTACAAGGGAAGAAATTAAATGTATGAACCCGAACTACACGGAATTCAAGTTTCCCCAAATCAAAGCTCATCCTTGGCATAAG GTGTTCAGCAAGAGAATACCACCTGAAGCAGTGGATCTGGTCTCCAGGCTTCTTCAGTACTCACCACACCTACGGTCCTCAGCT CTGGATGCTCTGATGCATCCGTTCTTCGATGAGCTCCGTGACCCAAACACTCGCCTCCCCAACGGCCGTTTCCTGCCTCCGCTCTTCAACTTCAAGGCTCACG AGCTGAAGGGGCTTCCAATGGAGGTCGCGACGAAGCTGGTCCCCGAGCACGCGAGGAACCAGTGCCCCTTCCTAGTGCTGTAG
- the LOC124681755 gene encoding uncharacterized protein LOC124681755 has product MARKGSQSKSGTNHASPNRQNTTNGDILNTPERDAVHSEDPSSHLQGKPDGSGGNSGQKTRTNNKNNRSNDSSLGKSDDIASCKQQPVDTSTDTKNPEERELPFNTTKLRRDSKKSSRRGFGKKTSVEQTPLRILTEQVKEKTRQVASMAASFFRASMMYVMEESKVLIERNRPAITAFMAMTEKGRTYVLSKTEYVYPIVRAWMFSAGKLMLLLLTVWLDCNIRGFDSLLRLGTNSLLAVLWCSMLSIFAMIGITKTVMFMVIAASVAAFVGLGFAVLIVAVLAVVILWLYGSFWITSTVIIVGGASFLLKHERFALFVTCLYSMYCARSYIGWLGLLLSLNLSFFSSDVLVQFLKKNVDSEKFNDSSRNSEQNSDRSGNFFGGFQQSSKDSTSQSGYGQSSDRGPGDPSTSGAEKELTSEDEVARLLNCTDHYSAFGFRPYEVIDVSLLKREYKKKAMLVHPDKNMGNDKAADAFKKLQNAYEVLLDSLKRKTYDDELRREELLNYFRRFQGASQKKGGYGTFYQGFSPSEGVDEGPSGLSRRIACKKCGDFHLWIYTGRPKLQGRWCQDCKEFHQAKDGDGWVEQSFQPVLFGMLHKPDSPHAFVCAESNIFDVTEWFSCQGMRCPANTHKPSFHVNASLAKQGSGKGSTSGPRGGGFPNGANMDGVIDEEFFEWLQNAMQSGAFENSGDPPSPGSGNNAKSSSGGGGGGGNSNKKKRKGKKQW; this is encoded by the exons ATGGCTCGAAAAGGAAGTCAAAGTAAAAGTGGTACGAATCACGCTTCACCTAACCGAcaaaatacaactaatggtgacatACTAAATACACCAGAAAGAGATGCAGTGCACAGCGAAGATCCAAGTTCACATCTTCAAGGTAAACCAGATGGTTCTGGAGGGAACAGTGGCCAGAAAACAAGAACCAACAACAAGAATAACAGAAGCAATGACTCCTCCTTGGGTAAATCTGATGACATAGCTTCATGTAAACAGCAACCAGTGGATACCAGTACTGATACGAAAAATCCAGAAGAACGTGAGCTACCTTTcaacactacaaaattaagaagaGACAGCAAGAAATCCTCAAGGCGTGGCTTTGGTAAAAAAACATCAGTAGAACAGACTCCATTGCGTATTTTGACAGAACAAGTCAAGGAGAAGACCAGGCAGGTTGCTTCCATGGCTGCATCCTTTTTCAGAGCCTCGATGATGTACGTGATGGAAGAAAGCAAAGTATTGATTGAGAGAAATAGGCCAGCTATCACTGCTTTCATGGCTATGACAGAGAAAGGGCGTACCTATGTCCTTAGCAAAACTGAGTATGTTTATCCTATTGTTCGGGCCTGGATGTTTAGTGCTGGAAAGTTGATGTTGCTCTTATTGACTGTTTGGTTAGACTGCAACATAAGGGGCTTCGATTCTTTGCTACGTCTGGGGACAAACTCTCTTCTTGCTGTGCTTTGGTGCAGCATGTTGTCAATTTTTGCAATGATTGGGATAACGAAAACGGTCATGTTCATG GTGATTGCTGCTTCTGTGGCTGCCTTTGTTGGTCTTGGTTTTGCTGTCCTGATTGTTGCTGTGCTTGCGGTGGTGATTTTGTGGTTGTATGGAAGCTTTTGGATAACAAGCACCGTAATAATTGTTGGAG GTGCTTCCTTTTTGTTGAAGCATGAACGATTTGCTCTCTTTGTGACCTGCCTATATTCAATGTATTGTGCAAGAAGCTACATTGGATGGCTTGGTTTACTTTTGAGCTTGAACTTGTCTTTTTTTTCAAGTGACGTTCTAGTCCAGTTCCTGAAGAAAAATGTGGACAGTGAAAAATTTAATGATTCTTCAAGGAATTCTGAGCAAAATTCAGACAGATCAGGCAACTTCTTTGGCGGATTTCAACAATCATCAAAAGATAGCACCTCACAGTCTGGATATGGCCAATCATCTGATCGCGGCCCAGGTGATCCGTCGACAAGCGGGGCTGAGAAAGAGTTAACCTCTGAAGATGAAGTGGCACGTCTATTGAACTGTACTGATCACTATTCAGCATTTGGATTCCGTCCGTATGAAGTGATAGATGTGTCATTACTCAAGAGAGAATACAAGAAAAAG GCTATGTTAGTCCATCCTGATAAGAACATGGGCAATGATAAAGCTGCTGATGCATTTAAAAAGCTTCAAAACGCATACGAG GTCCTTCTTGATTCTTTGAAAAGGAAGACATATGACGATGAGTTAAGGAGAGAGGAGCTATTAAACTACTTCAGGCGGTTTCAGGGTGCTTCTCAAAAG AAAGGAGGATATGGTACGTTCTATCAAGGGTTTAGCCCTTCTGAAGGTGTTGATGAAGGACCTTCTGGTCTATCAAGAAGAATAGCCTGCAAGAAATGCGGTGATTTCCATCTGTGGATTTATACAGGAAGACCCAAGTTGCAGGGCAGATGGTGTCAG GATTGCAAAGAGTTTCATCAAGCTAAAGATGGCGATGGATGGGTTGAACAGTCATTTCAACCTGTTCTGTTTGGGATGCTGCACAAG CCCGATTCGCCTCATGCATTTGTCTGTGCTGAAAGCAACATTTTCGATGTCACCGAGTGGTTCAGCTGTCAG GGAATGAGATGCCCAGCGAACACCCACAAGCCGAGCTTCCATGTTAACGCGAGCTTGGCAAAGCAAGGTAGTGGCAAAGGGAGCACCTCAGGTCCGAGGGGTGGAGGGTTCCCAAACGGCGCAAACATGGATGGAGTGATCGATGAGGAGTTCTTTGAGTGGCTGCAGAATGCTATGCAGTCTGGTGCGTTTGAAAATTCCGGTGACCCTCCATCTCCGGGCAGTGGAAATAATGCAAAGAGtagtagtggtggtggtggtggtggcggtaacAGTAACAAGAAAAAGAGGAAGGGAAAGAAGCAATGGTAA